In Lolium perenne isolate Kyuss_39 chromosome 5, Kyuss_2.0, whole genome shotgun sequence, the sequence aataaatgaagcggctttcactttcgccatgaacattaaaagtaaaactaagaacacaagtgttcatatgaaaaagcggagtgtgtctttctcccacacaatgaatgctaggatccgattttattcaaacataaacaaaaataaaaacaaacagacactccaagtaaagtacataagatgtgacggaataaaaatatagtttcactagaggtgacctgataagttgttgatgaagaaggggatgccttgggcatccccaagcttagacgcttgagtcttcttgaaatatgcagggatgaaccaccggggcatccccaagcttagacttttcactcttcttgatcatatcatatcatcctcctctcttgatccttgaaaacttccttcacaccaaactcaaaacaatctcattagagggttagtgcataatcaaaaattcacatgttcagtgaggacacaatcattcccaacacttctggacattacccaaggctactgaaagttaatggagaaagaaatccactcaacacagtaaaagaggcaatgcgaaataaaaggcagaatctgtcaaaacagaacagtccgtaaagatgaattttttcgaggcacttaacaggctcagatgaagaagctaaaaattgaatgaaagttgcgtacatatctgaggatcacgcatgaattttttcagcattttacgagtttcctacatagagatcaactcaaattcgtgacagctaaaaatctgtttctgcgcaggaatccaaatctagtatcaaattttctatcaaagaatttacttggcacaaaaatgaaataaacatgataaggagaggttgctacagtagtaacaacttccaagacacaacaaaaacagtagcaaaaataaaaacatgggttatctcccaagaagtgctttctttatagccattaagatgggctcagtaattttaatgatgctctcacaagaaataagaggtgaagcaaaagagagcatcaaaagcaaataagaaacacttttaagtctaacccacttcctatgaaaaggaatcttgtaaataaacaagtcatgtaagcataatgcaataagcataggaaaacaagacaagcgcaacttcaagattttaagcaaaaagagaggtgttttagtaacatgaaaatccctacaaccatattgtcctctctcataaagatttttagtagcatcatgaacaaactcaacaatataactatcacatgaaacattcttatcatgagctacatgcataaaattattactctccacataagcatagtcattactattaattgtagtgggagcaaattcaataagatagctatcattattattctcatcaccataatcatcatatataggaggtatattgtaatcataattaattttctcctcaatagtaggtggactgaaaatatgatagtcatcattgtaatcatcatatataggaggtaaagtatcatcaaagtaaattttctcctccatgcttgggggactaaaaatatcatgctcctcaaaaccagcttccccaagcttagaattttccatagcattaacaacaatggtgttcaaagcattcatactaataacattgccattagcatgcatataaagttccataggttttttaattttctcttcaaacacctcatgtcctaactcaagatagatactataaagatctctaatatttttgttgttttccattaagcctaactagtgaaataaaaacaagaaacaaaaagatataactgcagaatctaaaggaaatagcttcgagcactcacacaccggcaacagtgctaggaaatagcttagtactcggaggatgtgaataccttttaccttacctccccggcaatggcgccagaaaaattgcttgatggcgcgtgaagcacacgtccgttgggaaccccaagaggaaggtgtgatgcgtacagcaacaagttttccctcagtaagaaaccaaggtttatcgaaccagtaggagatgaaggtcacgtgaaggttgttggtgaaggagtgtagtgcggcgcaacaccagggattccggcgccaacgtggaacctgcacaacacaatcaaaatactttgccccaacttaacagtgaggttgtcaatctcaccggcttgctgtaaacaaaggattaaacgtatggtgtggagaatgatgttttcttgcaaagaacaacagagaacaatgattgcagtaggttgtatttcagatgtaaaagaatggaccggggtccacagttcactagtggtgtctctccaataagataaataacaagttgggtgaacaaattacagttggggaattgacaaatagagagggcataacaatgcacatacatatcatgatgactactatgagatttactttgggcattacggcaaagaacatagaccgctatccagcatgcatctatgcctaaaaagtccaccttcgggttagcatccacaccccttctagtattaagttgcaaacaacagacaattgcattaagtactgtgcgtaatgtaaacaatacaaatatccttagacaaagcattgatgttttatccctagtggcaacagcacatccacaaccttagaactttctgtcactgtcccagattcaatggaggcatgaacccactatcgagcataaatactccctcttggagtcacaagtatcaacttagccagagcctctactagcaacggagagcatgcaagatcataaacaacacatatatgatagatcgataatcaacttgacatagtattccatattcatcggatcccaacaaacacaacatgtagcattacaaaaagatgatcatgatcatgataggcagctcacaagatctaaacacaagaggagaagacaaccatctagctactgctatggacgcatagtccaaggatgaactactcacgcatcagtccggaggcgggcatggtgatgtagagccctccggtgatgattcccctctccggcagggtgccggaggcgatcttcagaaccccccgaggtagggttgatggcggcggcatCTCTAGAAATTTTCTcccatcgtggctctcggtactagggttttcgcgacggagggattatataggcgacggggcaccccatatggcggcgcggccaggggtggggccgcgcccccctatggtgtggctgcctcgtggcccctcttcgtctcctcttcagtgttctggaaggctccgtggaaaataagaccatgggcttttgtttcgtccaattccgagaatatttcctgtgtaggatttttgaaaccaaaaacagcagaaaacaggaactggcgcttcggcatcttgttaataggttagtaccggaaaatgcatcaaaatgatgtaaagtgtatataaaacatgtgagtattgtcataaaactagcatggaacatgagaaattatagatacgtttgagacgtatcacatatctACAACAATACCCCCTACTGATTAAAACGAATTAATATAACATGAATCTAACAACTAGGACATGGTTTCTGTCAAGCTCCAGTTGTCCTTCCTCCTATCATCATGCAAAAGTAACAACCTCATGCATTCCCCAACATATttgtgcactcatatatcagtaCAAGAGATCATCATAGAAAATAACAAATACTTATATGTAGCCATCAACAAATTATCTCACAATTTCCAAGAACGAGTCACTACTGAAACAATGACATGGATTTACAATACATCATGGGAAAACGATAGATTGCCTCACACATCATGTTTTCCAAGAAATTACAAAGGGTAGATGAAGATGGTGCAgagggtgttgatgaagatgatgaccacGTCGGAGGGGGTGGAGTCCACCGGAGGCAAATACAACAGCGGTTTCCCCCTCCGATCTTCTCTGATGGCAGCCTACTAACTCTCTATTTGTGCGTTTTTGACCTCCACCGACGTAGCCTCGAGGAAACCCTGAGAGGGTCATACATAAGGTTTTTTTGGGGTCAAACGAAGTCCGTGAGAGCAAGATTGAAGTGAATCGAACGGACGAGGGAGAAACGAGCACATGTGGCGCGCACATAGGGGAGGGAGCGCCACAGGACCTTTCTCCCATCCCATTGACCTCCTGGTGTCCCACTTTAGCTCATTTTGTTCGCCTCGAAAATTCCGAAGCGTGGCCCCTGACCTTGCCGTTTTTTGAGTCCCATAGCTCTTGGAAAGTAAAAAATACAAACATAAAGGGTTTTCTACCAGACATAGTTAAAACCAGAGGAGAGAggattgtttagaaaatcccCGAGGCGCCACAGGACCTTTCTCCCATCCCATTGACCTCCTGGTGTCCCACTTTAGCTCATTTTGTTCGCCTCGAAAATTCCAAAGCGTGGCCCCTGACCTTGCCATTTTTTGAGTCCCATAGCTCTTGGAAAGTAAAAAATACTAACATAAAGGGTTTTCTACCAGACATAGTTAAAACCAGAGGAGAGAGGATTGTTCAGAAAATCCCCAAAACAATATAAAATAAGGAAATAAAATTATATaatatgcaaatatgtgggaatatgtggtaataaactacaaagttcatgtatgcattttacatgcatcacattGCTGGTCGCAGCGTCGCCGGCGTAGGCGAGGAATGGAACTTGGGTTTTGGGTGTAGGGGTTCATAGACGATGGTTCTTAGGGTTTTTGGTACCAGTGGTTACCGGAGTTGGGGGAGGTGGGTGGGTTTAGCGGGATATCTGTGGCGGCAACAGACAGGTGGTGGGACGAGACGGAGGGAGGTGCGGTGAGGCTCCGCGAGTGGCGGCAGCAGACGGTCCAACGTTGGAAGATGGAGGGGAGAGGGGGCCGGCGATGATGTGTTGTGGAGGCAAACCTAGGAGCGAGGAAGAAGACCGTGGATGATAAGGGGtttcccgatcttctcagtaagcgaggtGGTTGGTGATGAACACGCGATGAACACATCGGAGATACACAATGATAAGTGGATGACAACTTGTATGATGCTGACGAGTCTCTCGATCGACCCCTGTCACCAATGcaatagctctcaaccctgcaagatattcgcaactccacacacttgcgcacataGCTGCCGACCACGAAGCGTTTAATTTGCAATCTCCCAATTCCCAATGGAATgatagatcacacaaactttcagtagcaaaacaccagatcgatgcgaattggtgtGTAGGATTCAATAGTATTGcgtagcaatcaactatgaactagggtttatcttaaacgtggtctaaacctaactTGTGAGCGTCATTGGCACTTATATAGCGGTCCAAGATGACCAGTGGTAGAAAACTAGGGATACAAACCGACCCAGGATGGAATTCGGTCGAAGTTGGTTCAGACTCGGGTGACAGTACCACCTACGGGGCAGGCAGTGTCGCCGCTGGGGCCGGTAGTGCCGCCAGTGGGGCCGGTAGTGCCACCTGCTAGGCCGGTAGTGCCGCCTACTTGGCCGGAAGTGCCGCCCTACCTGGCAAGGCTGCTTGTCCTCCTTTTGCGTTGCGCCTTCCTCCCGCTACTCCCTCGCCCATGCTTGAgaacatcttcacgtccagctcctcAGGTAGCTCTTCTTCTTCCCGCGGAATGCTTGCCACTCCTTCATACATAATCATACATAGATGCAACgaattaggtagtataaagttctgcaCATGTATATCGGAAATATCATTTAGGAGTGAattcacatgttgtttaagtagctttgcacgagcccttgtaatgggtccaatTCTGACATCGTTGGACTTGAGCTTGACAGCAACATCTTGATCATcatgtaatgacggaggtagtaatttgatacgtctcaaacgtatctataatttttgctgctccatgcttgttttacaccaatttatatatgttagtGGGAATAAAACGAGCTTGCATAACCTCTTTCATAGTGCGCCATGTAATAATGGGAAGCTCTCCATCTTCTTCCCGAGCACGAGTAATTCCATCTCACCAACGCactgcataaccatcaaattccgaggaagcaagcttgatcttcctatcttcagtataatcatgtagtcgccacaacttctcaattttgagctcccatgtgaggtattcttcaacatcaggacCTCCTTCAAATCGGGGTATTGCTAATTttagcttacccaaaccatcgtcttgtagTTTTTGAGGAACATGTTGGGCTTCGACGCCGACAAAACCACGACCATGGAGACCATGACCAACATCACACCCAACACCACGCCCATGGGCGGCACGGGCAGCTTCAAAATCACCATTGACACTGTCTACCTCCTCATGATCTGACTGGTGTCGTCGTCGTTGCAACAAAGTAGCAACAAATTGGTTTAATGCTTGAAGAGTTTGTTGAATTTCAGCCACTTGTGTTTGTACATTGTTGATGGTCGCCGTATTATCATCATGTTTAGTGGTAAGAGTCTGAATCTCCTCACTAAGGCCATCTCCCAACTTATCAAACTCACGTCGCAAGTGATCACGAAGAGCTTCATACACCCTCCAAGTAACAAGATCATCATCGTCTTTCCCTGCCTGGTCAACATTAACACCactagaagacatgattagtaggtttgtACACTAAATCAataatctttggtggtactctcacaactcactcaaaactgataagaaaggtaaatcttaccgctccaaagtgaattagtattgcttaccacttggattgacgaactagtgcacggatgtagcgaagctaaTATCAAGggttaagaacaatcacacgacaaagcaggatatatgtggggttgtTGGTAGGCTACCTATATGCACCAAAATCAAGCTCTAGCGGTGACCGTATAAAACACCCAAAGAAACTCACACAagacgataaatgtggcaatgcaactatatggatgaataatgttgcaatgcactcgagagacactagcaaagctcaatgggtcaggcacaagattgctcaactacgggtgcagaaaagtaaactaggccttcacttgatcttactagcaTTTCACTTTTCTTTTCACTCTTTTTTTATTTTATCACACGCAGCAATGTaactctttttgtttcttttcaatttttattttattttatgactCTACTCCTGGTAGCACgaccaacagaaattgcaaagcaccaaaaacctaatgagcagcctgtcgagtggTAAAATTAGCCTATTTTGGGAAAGTTCCTAatcacttatatcgaaaggctaTGTCTACGGTTCAGAGATGAAGCaaactgtatgctatgtggactcagaGTAACAAAAGGTATGAAAAACTAGCCACGGCAGAAAAACTGACCAAAACTGTGCCGCGGCAGAACCACGGCAGACTCACGACAAAGATATTCTGTCGCGGCAGAGCTCACGACAGAACTTCCTGTCATGGCAGAGAAACCAAACAGAAATCGTGCCACGGCAGAAACCACGACAGACTCTAGATTGGATCAAAAACTAAACACGaacagcaactaaaactcgaaattaatgcaatctaaggctatggcaaaccctaaccctaatatttttttgACTTTTTCTGTATAGGACACAActgacaactcaactatggggtggatttgtGGATGCTTAGCGAGGAAACGCgggaatctgataccaagatgacgaGGGGttacccgatcttctcagtaagtgaGGTGGTTGGTGATGAACACGCGATGAACACAACGGCGATACACAATGATAAGTGGACGATAACTTGTATGACACTGACGAGTCTCTCGATcgatccctgtcgccaatgcaatagctctcaaccctgcaagatattcacaactccacagacttgcgcatgtagccgccgaccacgaagcactTAATTGGCAAACTCCCAATTCCCAGTGGAACgatagatcacacaaactttcagtagcaaaacaccagatcgatgcgaattggtgtGTAGAATTCAATTGTATTGCGTagaaatcaactatgaactagggtttatcttaaaagtTGTATAAACCTAACTTGTGGGCATCCTTGACACTTATATAGGGGTCCAGGACGACCAGGGGTAAAAAACTAGGGATACAAACCGACCCAGGACGGGATTCGGTCGAAGTCGGTTCGGACTCGGGCGACAGTACCGCCTATAGGGCCGGAGGTGCCGCCGCTGGGGCCGGTAGTGCCGCCACTGGGTCCGACAGTGCTTCCCTTCCTGGCAAGGCTGCTTGTCCTCCTTTTGCGTTGCGCCTtcttcccgctcctccctcgcgcgtgctTGAgaacatcttcacgtccagctcctcTTGTAGCTCTTCTTCTTCCCGCGCAATGCTTGCCCCTCCTTCATACCTAATCATAGATAGATGCAACGAGTTAGGTAGTATAAAGCTCTGCACATGTATATCAGAAATATCATTTAGGAGtgaattcacctgttgtttaaataGCTTTGCACAagcccttgtaatgggtccaatcctGACACCGTTGGATTTGAGCTTGACAACACCATCCTGATTATCATGTAATGACGAAGGTAGTAGTTCggtagggatatcctcatcagtAGAGGTGAGGAAGAAGACGATTTTTATGGGTCGGCCTAGGTTGTTATCATGTAGGCGTTAGTGGCATGGCCGATGCTGACCTTTTTGATAGGAGCGAGCATTGTTCCACCTAGAAGAACATCTTCATGGGCCGCTCTTGGTGCGCCCAAAAATAGGAGTACTGcccttttttccttttcttttatgtttttcAACCTTAATGTCATGAAAACCTAAataatttttaaattttaatattttttaaattgaaaaaattgaattaaaattttgTACAAACTTTAAATATGAATAATTTTAATAAATGAACAATTTTTAAAATCAGATTTTTAAAATCTAAACAGTTTTCGAAACCAGAAAATTTAGACCTCTGTTCATGGGCCAGGCGGCCGTCCCGTCCCACTGATAGCTTTAGGCGGGAGTGAATCGCTCCCGCACTGAGCGATGAATAGGGTTTTCCTATGCGATGATTGGAATGGAGTGATCGATTGTGACTGAAGCGATTTGTGCCTCTTCGTGTGTGCATGGCGGCAAAAAAGAAACTTGCCATGGTATTTTCACAGTGGCCTTGAGAACGTTTTTTTCCTGAAAAAACCGTGTTTGTTGATGTCTTTTTTTCTCGGCTGGGGTTCGGTCACAGCACCGCTCTAGATTTCAAACGTGCGCGCTATATTTcttttccctttattattagaTATAAATATAGATATacatatatagatatatatatagatatcGATATAGCTTGGGATACAGAGATTGATTGTGACCCAAGCAATCGGCTGCCTCTATGTGTGTGCATGTTGACTAAAAAGAAAAGTTTCCATGGTATTTTCACGCTAGGCCTCGAgaattttttcttttgttttttcatgCAAAAAATCATGTTTGTCAATGTCATGTTTTCTCGGCAAGGGTTCGGTCGCGGCACCGCTCTAGTTACAAACTTGCgtgctatatttttattttttattattaGATATAGGTACATATATAGATATTGATATAGATATAGGTATaattatagatatagatatatatTAGTTGCAGGTGACTAGTATGTATTTTTCTGCTCTAaaaacattttttttgttttgtccTGAAAAAGCATGTTTGTTGATGTCCTTTTTGCTCGACCAGGGTTCGGTCGCGGCACCGCTCTAGATTTCAAGCATGCGCGCTATATTTTTATCCTTTATtattagatatagatatagatacagATACATATACAAaattagatatagatatagatataaatGACTAGTATGTATTTTGATTTTATTCAGTGTGTGTGTGGGTGCACATTCCAGATATTAAATTCCAAATCTAATAAAAACGGCTTTATGAAAAAAGATTTATAACCCTATTGGATGAGTATCTAATCATGTTCATCCCCACCTCACTATAATTGTAACCTGCAGACCGACATGATGTTTACATATGCCACAGTTGCACCACAAGTAGCTGGTGAGATTTTATATAGTCGAACATTTTAAAAAAAGTATTCGTACACCGGAGATTTGCAGAAAAGCAGTATGCTAttgttttaccaaaaatcattgtaCAACCCTTTTCCTCCAACAACATGGCCACTGCACAGACATTCCTCTTTTGGACCAGAGCACAGCACGTAGTTTTTTCTATCCATTGCCTTTCCTCAAGCTCCGATTACTTTTATATAAACCCACCTAGAAAAGCTCCCAAACATGCCTCTCTCCCTCCTCTGCCTGTCGCACCGTCATCAATCTCACTCCCACTCCCCACCCAACCAAGCCAAACCGCACACGGCCATGACCATGGACGCCGGCGCGCTGCAGCTCCTCGCCGCAGCCGTTGCCATCGTCGTCTTCGCCGTGGTATTCAGATGGTTCCTTGCGGGGCGCGCGGCTGGGGGCCGGAAGCAGAGGCCGCGGCTGCCGCCGGGGAGCACGGGGCTGCCCCTGATCGGCGAGACGCTGCGGCTCATCTCGGCGTACAAGACGCCCAACCCGGAGCCCTTCATCGACGAGCGCGTGGCGCGGCACGGCGGCGTCTTCACCACCCACATCTTCGGCGAGCGCACCGTCTTCTCCGCCGACCCGGCCTTCAAccgcctcctcctcgccgccgagGGCCGCGCCGTCAGCTGCAGCTACCCCTCCTCCATCACCACGCTCCTCGGCGCGCGCTCCCTGCTCCTCACCCGCGGCGCCGCGCACAAGCGCCTCCACTCCCTCACCCTCACCCGCCTCGGCCGCCCCGCCTCGCCGCCCCTCCTCGCGCACATCGACCGCCTCGTCCTCGACACCATGCGCCAGTGGGAGCCCGCCGCCACCGTGCGCCTCCTCGACGAGGCCAAGAAGATCACCTTCAACCTCACCGTCAAGCAGCTCGTCAGCATCGAGCCCGGGCCATGGACCGAGAGCCTCCGCCGCGAGTACGTCAAGCTCATCGACGGCTTCTTCTCCATCTCCTTCCCGTTCGCCTCGCTACTCCCCTTCACCACCTACGGCCAGGCACTCAAGGTGCTCGTCCTTTTGCCTTCATCCCCCCTTCACTTCCTCATCTGCACATTGCGTTTGCCGTAACTTTCTACCATCTGATTCGCTGTAGTCGAGGAAGAAGGTGGCCGGAGCGCTGAGGGAGGTCATAAGGAAGAGGATGGAGGAGCGAACACAGGACAGTGGTGGAGCGCCGGAGGATGCAGACGTCAAGAGGGAGAAGAAGGACATGGTGGAGGAGCTTCTCCAGGCGGAGGGCGGGAGCTTCTCCGAGGAGGAGATGGTGGACTTCTGCCTCTCCCTGCTGGTTGCTGGCTACGAGACCACGTCCGTCCTCATGACCGTCGCCGTCAAGTTCCTCACCGAGACGCCGGCGGCGCTGGCTCAGCTCAAGGTATGGGGTGGGAACCAATTGTTTGGTAATTGGTCAATTCTTGTGCACGTGTGGTAGTCAGTACTGTCAAATAAGGTGCGGATTTTGTCAACCGATTTCGTAATGTCTTATTATAATTGCGGGATTGGTTAGGTAAACCTTTTCTGCACCAGCTCTCGTCCAGCAGAAAATCTGCTGCTGCCGTCTTTGCTGTTTTCGGTCGACCTCAACTGCACTTACTTAATTCACATAGTAATAGTTTGTTATTTACAAGATTATTGTTTAATTTGTTTCTAACTACTAGCATCCT encodes:
- the LOC127302648 gene encoding 3beta,22alpha-dihydroxysteroid 3-dehydrogenase, encoding MPLSLLCLSHRHQSHSHSPPNQAKPHTAMTMDAGALQLLAAAVAIVVFAVVFRWFLAGRAAGGRKQRPRLPPGSTGLPLIGETLRLISAYKTPNPEPFIDERVARHGGVFTTHIFGERTVFSADPAFNRLLLAAEGRAVSCSYPSSITTLLGARSLLLTRGAAHKRLHSLTLTRLGRPASPPLLAHIDRLVLDTMRQWEPAATVRLLDEAKKITFNLTVKQLVSIEPGPWTESLRREYVKLIDGFFSISFPFASLLPFTTYGQALKSRKKVAGALREVIRKRMEERTQDSGGAPEDADVKREKKDMVEELLQAEGGSFSEEEMVDFCLSLLVAGYETTSVLMTVAVKFLTETPAALAQLKEEHENMTRMKGENQPLEWSDYKSMTFTQCVINESLRVANIISGVFRRANTDIHFNGYTIPKGCKIFASFRAVHLNTEHYENARVFDPWRWQSNNKLQNEVGANLFTPFGGGPRLCPGYELARVVISVFLHHLVMRFSWEAAEEDRLVFFPTTRILKGYPINIRRRS